AGTTCAGGGCCTCCTTCCAGTCGAAGACCGTCGACTTCTCCGGCGAGATCCTGACGATGTCGTAGCGGATGGCCGATATGGCGACGGCCCTGGCGATCTCCTCGCGCTGTTCCGCCGGGAGTTCCGGCCTCCTCTCCGAGACCTCGGCGAAGGCCTTGTTCGTCACCTCGGCGACAAGTTCGTCGGCCGAGATGAACTTGCCCGCACGGGTGGACATGGAGCCCTCGGGCAGGGAGACGAACTCGAAGATGACGATCTCCGGGGCCTTCTCGCCGAGGATTTTCAGGGTGCACTGGAGCTGCGAGCCGATCAGTTTGTGGTCGGCACCCAGGACGTCGATCATGCGGTCGGAGTTCCGGCCCTTCCAGGTGTGGAAGGCGAGGTCGCGGGCCGCGTAGACGGACGTCCCGTCGGACCGGCGGATCACGTAGTCCTTCTCGAAACCGCATTCCGTCAGGTCCAGGGAGAGCGTGCCCTCGTGCCTGGCCTGGGGCAGGCGGTCGATCCGGTCGATGATCCTCTCCATGTCGCCGTTCCGCACGAAGTCCGACTCCCAGACAAAGCGGTCGTGGACGACGTTGAGGTTCGCCATCGTCACCTTGAAACCGTCGAGACAGTGGGAGACGACCTCGCGGAACTTCCTCTGC
This genomic window from Methanofollis sp. contains:
- the argS gene encoding arginine--tRNA ligase, coding for GDTLARCFRKAGYPLEVQYYVNDMGRQIAIVSWGFDHVPKERLEDEKEDHHIARVYVAANREIEKEPAITGEVDHLMQLIEQGDPETQRKFREVVSHCLDGFKVTMANLNVVHDRFVWESDFVRNGDMERIIDRIDRLPQARHEGTLSLDLTECGFEKDYVIRRSDGTSVYAARDLAFHTWKGRNSDRMIDVLGADHKLIGSQLQCTLKILGEKAPEIVIFEFVSLPEGSMSTRAGKFISADELVAEVTNKAFAEVSERRPELPAEQREEIARAVAISAIRYDIVRISPEKSTVFDWKEALNFERQSGPYVQYSHARACSILEKAGAFEPAFVYADEHEIALAKQIARFPAVIDQVVRELRPHLLATYARDLADTFNTFYRYVPVLKSEGEMRASRLTLVKAAQNTLKESLETLGIDAISTM